A genomic segment from Luteibacter aegosomatis encodes:
- the mgrA gene encoding L-glyceraldehyde 3-phosphate reductase, translating into MTYIANPERYDGGMPYRRVGRSGLVLPAVSLGLWQNFGGVDRFETGRAILRRAFDRGVTHFDLANNYGPPFGSAEENFGRWMAQDFRPHRDELVISTKAGWDMWPGPYGGPTGTRKHIIASCEQSLRRMGLDFVDIFYSHRVDPDTPLDETMGALIHLHRQGKAMYVGVSSYSPELTREAAKILAAENVPLFIHQPNYSMLNRDIERGLLDVLGELGTGCIAFSPLAQGMLTSKYLNGVPDDARAVREGSLKSDMLTEQNLNHIRALNEIATRRGQTLAQMAIAWTLRDPRVTSSLIGARTVEQLDDSLDAVKRLDFSAAELAEIDQHARDGGVDLWEVSSAIGRK; encoded by the coding sequence ATGACTTACATCGCGAATCCCGAGCGCTACGACGGCGGCATGCCCTACCGCCGGGTGGGCCGCAGCGGCCTGGTGCTTCCCGCCGTCTCGCTCGGCCTGTGGCAGAACTTCGGCGGCGTCGACCGGTTCGAGACCGGCCGCGCCATCCTGCGCCGTGCCTTCGATCGCGGCGTGACCCACTTCGACCTGGCCAACAACTACGGTCCCCCGTTCGGCTCGGCCGAGGAGAATTTCGGCCGCTGGATGGCCCAGGACTTCCGTCCCCACCGCGACGAGCTGGTGATTTCGACCAAGGCCGGTTGGGACATGTGGCCCGGTCCCTATGGCGGCCCCACCGGCACGCGCAAGCACATCATCGCCAGCTGCGAGCAGAGCCTGCGCCGCATGGGCCTGGATTTCGTCGACATCTTCTATTCCCACCGCGTCGATCCCGACACGCCGTTGGACGAGACGATGGGCGCGCTGATTCACCTGCACCGCCAGGGCAAGGCGATGTACGTCGGCGTCTCGTCGTATTCGCCGGAACTGACCCGCGAGGCGGCGAAGATCCTGGCCGCCGAGAACGTGCCGCTGTTCATCCACCAGCCCAATTACTCGATGCTCAACCGCGACATCGAGCGCGGCCTGCTCGACGTGCTGGGCGAGCTGGGCACCGGCTGCATCGCCTTCTCGCCGCTCGCCCAGGGCATGCTGACGTCGAAGTACCTCAACGGCGTTCCCGACGATGCGCGCGCCGTACGCGAAGGCTCGCTGAAGTCGGACATGCTCACCGAGCAGAACCTCAACCACATCCGCGCGCTCAACGAGATCGCCACGCGCCGCGGGCAGACGCTCGCGCAGATGGCCATCGCGTGGACATTGCGCGATCCGCGCGTCACGTCGTCGCTGATCGGTGCGCGCACGGTGGAGCAGCTGGACGATTCGCTGGATGCGGTGAAGCGGCTGGATTTCAGCGCCGCCGAGCTCGCGGAGATCGACCAGCATGCCCGGGACGGTGGCGTGGATCTGTGGGAGGTCTCGTCAGCGATCGGGCGGAAGTGA